The Pectobacterium parmentieri genome segment ATTACGCAAAGCTGCGCAACATAAAAGTGTGAAGAACATGCACGTCGCTGCGAACAAAGATGAATAAATGGCAAAAAGCGGAGGGGAAAAACAGGGGTCAGGCGATTTGTTAGGGCAAGACAAGAAACAGCCAACAGGAGCCAGGAAAAGGCTCCTGCCAACACAAAAATTAACGCAGGCCGAGCTGGAAAATCATCGTTTCAGCCTGACAACTAAATGTAAAATCGATGTCCAGTTTCACACCGCCGTCTACCTCTTCCAGCGTACTGGTGATGTCGCAAGGTTCGGATTCTACCGCGCGCGCTTTTGCCGTCAGAGCAGTGAGTGCCACCTCTGCATCAGAACGATCGCCGAACACTTTACTGTAAGACGCCGTGCAATCCGTATTATCCATGATGGTGCCGACATCGACACAACAGCAGGCTGCGGTTTCTTCAGCACTGCATTTATTGATTACGTTCGTCATGATGCTTTCCTCTTAAGACGCGGGAGATTTGATCCAGTTCAAATATTTCTATCTTCCTTATATTTTACTCCTTCATGCTAAAGCAGTACCAGCACTTCATGCCAGCCAGTAATTTTAGTGATATCAGTCACATTAAAGTGTTATTAGGCAGTAAAGATCGCGTAATACTTCCTCACACAAATTAACCAAAACGTTAAGTAGATCTAATTACTGCATCATTTTGGAAATATTTAGAACACACAAATGCAACATTATCGTATTCCCAACTTATACTTTGGCAACTGGTCTGATTTGTCAGGCTGAGTGCGCCCCCTACAATGCGCGTCCCTTGTTACCCCGTGTAACAACGTTAAATAACAAGCATATAAAGAGGTTTTGGTCATGAGCCAGAAAAACCTGTTCAAACAATCCACAATTGCTGTTGCGGTGGCCCTGTTTTCAGCAAATGTGTCCGCGGCTGGTTTCCAGCTTAATGAATATTCATCATCGGGTCTGGGACGCGCGTTTTCTGGTGAAGGTGCCGTAGCCGACAATGCGACCTCTGGCAGCCGTAACCCGGCAACCATGACCATGTTTGACCGCCCTTCATTCTCCGGTGGCGTCACTTATATCAACCCGGATATTGATGTTCAGGGGAAAAACTCCCAAGTCCCAGGGCAGAACACCAGCGCCAAAAACATCGCACCACATGCCTGGGTACCTAACCTGCATTTCATCATGCCGCTTAACGAACAGTGGGCGATTGGTGCTTCCGCCACCACTAACTATGGTCTGGCGACTAAATTTAATGATAACTATGCAGCAGGTTCTATCGGCGGAGAGACCGACCTGTTGACATCAAACCTGAACCTGAGCGCTGCATATCGCCTGAATCAACATTTCAGCTTTGGTCTGGGCCTCAATGCGGTCTATGCCGATGCTAAGATTGTTCGTCGCGCTGGTGAACTGGCAAACATTCCTCCCGTCATTAACGGAGTACCGTCTGGTGGTTTGCAAGGCGTAGTCGCAGGCCCATCTTCAGAACTGGTTCACATGGAAGGTAAAGAGTGGGGCTACGGCTGGAATGCCGGTATCCTGTATGAAGTGGATGAAAACAATCGCTTCGGCCTGACCTACCGTTCCAAAGTCGACATCGACTTCGATGGTGATTACCGCAGTAATATCCCTGCGGGCCTCCCAGGAACACCTGTCGGGACAGGGGGGGCAACAATTCCCGGTAAGCTGACGCTGAACCTGCCGGAAATGTGGGAAGCCTCCGCCTACCACCGAGTAGCACCTAAATG includes the following:
- a CDS encoding YfcZ/YiiS family protein → MTNVINKCSAEETAACCCVDVGTIMDNTDCTASYSKVFGDRSDAEVALTALTAKARAVESEPCDITSTLEEVDGGVKLDIDFTFSCQAETMIFQLGLR
- the fadL gene encoding long-chain fatty acid transporter FadL, whose product is MSQKNLFKQSTIAVAVALFSANVSAAGFQLNEYSSSGLGRAFSGEGAVADNATSGSRNPATMTMFDRPSFSGGVTYINPDIDVQGKNSQVPGQNTSAKNIAPHAWVPNLHFIMPLNEQWAIGASATTNYGLATKFNDNYAAGSIGGETDLLTSNLNLSAAYRLNQHFSFGLGLNAVYADAKIVRRAGELANIPPVINGVPSGGLQGVVAGPSSELVHMEGKEWGYGWNAGILYEVDENNRFGLTYRSKVDIDFDGDYRSNIPAGLPGTPVGTGGATIPGKLTLNLPEMWEASAYHRVAPKWAVHYSLTYTSWSHFQELKATGSNGNTLFQKEEGFRDAYRIALGTTYYHDDNWTFRSGIAFDDSPVPADKRSISIPDQDRFWLSAGTTYAFNKDASVDVGVSYMHGKQVDISEPISDRAGSPSYNFSSKGKAWLYGVNFNYAF